Proteins encoded in a region of the Paenibacillus sp. E222 genome:
- a CDS encoding glycosyltransferase yields MVAIYYVVAVNTLYFSILALSFRNIWTIFRRSHYSKYNTLSGSELVPSVSLLVPAYNEELTIIENVNCLMTLNYPTYEVIVVNDGSSDTTLKVLLEEYRLKPVPNTKIRGKISCQKIRGIYHNPEFPDLYVIDKENGGKADSLNAGINLSHYPLISSIDADSLLEKDALIRMARMYMENPEETVAIGGDVRIANGCKIENGAVQDVSLPRKIWPMFQSIEYLKAFLGGRIGWSHMNGLIIVSGAFGMFRKDAVIAVGGYRDGYPGEDMNIIIKLHRYMLENKLKYRVAFCPEAVCWTQAPDSYRILSSQRKRWGRGNLKNMIENRGMLFNPKYKVMGMLTMPYNILFEALNPYFRITGLLALTGYVLMDMTQWPILLLFGLLNVVSGYLLSVGALVLEEIAFKRYNKLSDLVKMLFYSALKFVGYHQLGVLWRLQGHIQFMQNNNSWGTMTRQSWSEEEKTSEAA; encoded by the coding sequence ATGGTTGCAATCTATTATGTCGTTGCCGTAAATACGCTTTACTTTTCGATTCTGGCCTTATCATTCCGTAACATTTGGACAATCTTCAGGCGTTCGCATTATTCCAAATACAATACGTTGTCAGGCTCGGAGCTGGTACCATCGGTTTCCTTGCTGGTGCCTGCATACAACGAGGAACTGACGATTATTGAAAATGTAAACTGCCTGATGACGCTGAATTATCCAACGTATGAAGTCATCGTGGTGAATGATGGTTCCAGCGATACCACCTTAAAGGTGTTGCTGGAAGAATATCGTCTGAAGCCGGTACCCAACACGAAGATTCGGGGCAAGATTTCCTGTCAGAAAATTCGCGGGATCTACCACAATCCGGAATTCCCCGACCTGTATGTCATTGACAAGGAAAACGGCGGAAAGGCCGATTCCCTCAATGCCGGAATCAACCTGTCTCATTATCCGTTGATTTCTTCCATCGATGCCGACTCTTTGCTGGAGAAGGATGCCCTGATTCGTATGGCTCGCATGTATATGGAGAATCCGGAAGAGACGGTGGCTATTGGTGGGGATGTACGGATAGCTAACGGCTGCAAAATCGAGAATGGGGCAGTGCAGGACGTTTCACTGCCTCGCAAGATTTGGCCAATGTTCCAGTCCATCGAGTATCTCAAAGCCTTTCTCGGCGGACGGATCGGTTGGAGTCACATGAATGGTCTGATCATCGTCTCGGGTGCCTTCGGCATGTTCCGCAAGGATGCGGTTATTGCGGTTGGGGGATACCGGGACGGTTATCCGGGTGAAGACATGAACATTATCATCAAGCTTCACCGTTATATGCTGGAGAACAAATTGAAATACCGCGTAGCTTTCTGCCCTGAAGCCGTGTGCTGGACGCAGGCGCCGGATTCCTACCGGATCTTGTCCAGTCAGCGCAAGCGCTGGGGACGTGGAAATCTGAAGAACATGATCGAGAATCGCGGCATGTTGTTCAACCCGAAATATAAAGTCATGGGCATGCTGACTATGCCGTACAACATCCTTTTTGAAGCGCTGAACCCGTATTTCCGCATTACCGGACTTCTCGCTCTCACGGGATATGTACTGATGGATATGACTCAGTGGCCGATACTTCTTCTGTTTGGATTGCTCAACGTGGTGAGTGGTTATCTGCTGAGTGTGGGAGCACTTGTGCTCGAGGAAATTGCATTCAAGCGGTATAACAAGCTATCGGATCTGGTCAAAATGCTGTTCTACTCCGCTCTGAAATTCGTCGGCTATCATCAGCTCGGCGTGCTGTGGAGATTGCAGGGGCATATCCAGTTCATGCAAAACAATAACTCATGGGGTACCATGACACGCCAAAGCTGGTCCGAAGAAGAGAAGACAAGCGAGGCGGCTTAA
- a CDS encoding nucleotide sugar dehydrogenase produces the protein MENQQFHTLLNAIENKEAVLGVVGLGYVGLPLAVEMVNQGFTVIGIDLDASKVESIYQGDSYIHDISSDELKKVMQSGRFQPTTDYSMLRVIDALSICVPTPLSENQDPDTSYIETVVDQIKLHMKPGMLITLESTTYPGTTEELIQDELDKIGHEAGKDYFLCFSPERVDPSNGRFTTFNTPKVIGGTTEACLKLGTALYSKYVETVVPVSSPKVAEMSKLLENTFRSVNIAFVNEMAMMCDRMGIDIWEVIDAAATKPFGFMPFYPGPGIGGHCIPLDPMYLSWKAKGFRFYSKFIELAQSTNDNMPYYVLNKTSTILNEYAKSVRKSNILLLGMSYKPNIADLRESPGLEVYELFKEGGANVSYYDPHAESFRDKHGETVYSETFNLEQFKKYDCIVLITNHSDLPYFDIAEMGVPILDTRNAFKTYTHPHIYKIGHSVQHPVLEPSEALLV, from the coding sequence ATGGAGAATCAACAATTCCACACATTACTGAATGCGATCGAAAATAAAGAAGCGGTGCTCGGCGTGGTCGGGCTCGGTTACGTAGGATTACCACTTGCGGTGGAAATGGTCAATCAGGGTTTCACGGTCATCGGGATTGATCTGGATGCATCCAAAGTGGAGAGCATTTATCAGGGAGATTCCTATATTCACGATATTTCGTCCGATGAATTGAAAAAAGTAATGCAAAGCGGCCGCTTCCAGCCTACAACGGATTACAGCATGCTTCGCGTGATTGACGCGTTGAGCATCTGCGTACCTACACCGCTCAGTGAAAATCAGGACCCGGATACGTCTTATATCGAGACGGTTGTGGATCAGATTAAACTGCACATGAAACCAGGCATGCTGATTACACTGGAGAGCACCACTTATCCGGGTACAACCGAAGAGCTGATCCAGGATGAGCTGGACAAAATCGGACATGAAGCAGGCAAAGACTACTTCCTGTGCTTCTCGCCTGAACGTGTGGACCCGTCCAACGGACGATTCACTACGTTTAATACACCAAAAGTCATCGGGGGCACAACGGAAGCTTGCCTCAAGCTGGGAACAGCGTTGTACAGCAAATATGTTGAAACGGTTGTACCTGTATCTTCACCCAAAGTGGCTGAAATGTCCAAACTGCTTGAAAATACGTTCCGCAGCGTAAACATTGCCTTTGTTAATGAAATGGCCATGATGTGTGATCGTATGGGCATTGATATCTGGGAAGTTATCGATGCAGCTGCGACGAAGCCGTTTGGCTTCATGCCTTTCTATCCGGGCCCTGGCATCGGCGGTCACTGCATTCCGCTTGATCCGATGTATCTGTCCTGGAAGGCCAAAGGATTCCGTTTCTACAGCAAATTCATTGAGCTGGCGCAATCCACCAATGACAATATGCCATATTATGTACTGAACAAAACATCAACCATTCTGAATGAGTATGCGAAATCGGTACGTAAATCCAACATTCTGTTGCTCGGTATGTCGTACAAGCCGAATATTGCCGATCTGCGTGAATCTCCAGGACTGGAAGTCTATGAACTGTTCAAGGAAGGCGGAGCCAATGTCAGCTATTATGATCCACATGCTGAATCGTTCCGGGACAAACATGGCGAGACAGTATATAGCGAAACGTTCAATCTGGAGCAGTTCAAGAAGTACGATTGCATCGTGCTGATCACCAACCACAGCGATTTGCCTTACTTTGATATTGCCGAGATGGGTGTGCCGATTCTGGATACACGTAATGCGTTCAAAACGTATACACATCCGCACATTTACAAGATTGGTCATTCGGTACAGCACCCTGTGCTGGAGCCAAGTGAAGCGTTGCTCGTCTGA
- a CDS encoding response regulator transcription factor — MPNTATLQREAAVNVYRSVEQGLKETGAETCGLMFIHCAGQSQPEQQVRTYLEQTSESAFQVWQDGATQAIAVLLPGLTLDEVHYEGLRIKHELQETVPGADPQITLASFPAGERPSKATIQHMAESAKLVDPSEIHIYTLDKTADEPERILIVDNDPTVREFLQLRLKMQGYETYEAVDGLAALELIEKLTPDLVLTELNLYGIDGLPFIQHIQNLDVEQPPKIVVLTEQRVEQTISQCFRSGVDDYMTKPFSPVELDARIRRCLH, encoded by the coding sequence ATGCCAAATACGGCGACATTGCAGCGTGAGGCTGCCGTTAATGTGTACCGCAGTGTAGAACAGGGATTGAAAGAAACGGGTGCCGAAACATGCGGCTTAATGTTCATCCATTGTGCAGGGCAGTCTCAGCCGGAGCAGCAGGTCAGGACATATCTGGAGCAGACCAGTGAGTCTGCCTTCCAGGTCTGGCAGGATGGAGCCACACAGGCGATTGCTGTCCTGCTGCCAGGGTTGACACTGGATGAGGTTCATTATGAGGGGCTTCGCATCAAGCATGAATTGCAGGAGACGGTACCTGGTGCCGATCCGCAAATTACGCTGGCAAGTTTCCCGGCAGGTGAGCGTCCTTCAAAGGCAACCATTCAACATATGGCTGAGTCCGCCAAGCTGGTAGACCCGTCGGAGATTCATATCTACACGCTGGACAAGACGGCAGACGAGCCGGAACGAATTTTGATTGTGGATAACGATCCGACGGTACGCGAGTTTCTGCAATTGCGTCTGAAGATGCAGGGGTATGAAACTTATGAAGCGGTGGATGGACTGGCTGCACTGGAACTGATTGAGAAACTCACGCCTGACCTGGTACTGACCGAATTGAATCTGTATGGCATTGATGGCCTGCCGTTCATTCAACATATTCAGAACCTGGATGTGGAGCAGCCGCCCAAAATCGTCGTATTAACGGAACAACGTGTGGAACAAACGATCAGCCAATGCTTCCGCAGCGGAGTCGATGATTATATGACCAAACCGTTCTCACCTGTGGAGCTGGATGCCCGAATCAGGCGCTGCCTGCACTAA
- a CDS encoding HEAT repeat domain-containing protein — translation MFPNLALAYLFLYICTALVVVGVILLFAMKMSHNGKRRKIEFYKLKQRDYFTYLQTALTEDSPLKLPPGKLAPLERRVIQSKLIEWIDQFKGEYRNKLIVLCREAGFVEHDLKELSRIRYGRQIDAAYRLGGMRCPEAVPGLMELLKDEKPGPMAIMIGRSIARCTIRQGELKDMLALLLTKGKSIHHLAADILLETSLEPSRILIELLEDRNPDFVKVGLVAMWGQAVPEVMPALDRLVGAEHQDVRAEAVKLYLSASPALQDETILKLMQDSDPEVRAEVVQALGSKHASGSIPLLRKALRDEDWGVRYNSAESLGKLGEPGFEALCQAAVEGTGAEREIAMQQIESTMQHSGTDHKAVDQMIAHNKKRLLYDRYFGPVRGNRTTSTKRTGVAAVGGDYTA, via the coding sequence ATGTTTCCGAATTTGGCTTTGGCTTATCTATTTCTATACATCTGTACGGCGCTTGTCGTTGTAGGTGTAATCCTGCTGTTTGCCATGAAAATGTCCCACAACGGCAAACGGCGCAAGATTGAGTTTTATAAATTAAAGCAGCGTGACTACTTTACGTATCTGCAGACGGCGCTGACAGAGGACAGTCCATTGAAATTGCCACCTGGGAAGCTGGCCCCGCTGGAGCGTCGGGTCATCCAGAGCAAGCTTATTGAATGGATTGATCAGTTCAAGGGCGAGTATCGCAACAAATTGATTGTACTCTGCCGTGAAGCTGGATTTGTAGAGCATGATCTGAAGGAACTGAGTCGTATTCGTTATGGACGCCAGATTGATGCAGCTTATCGATTGGGCGGCATGCGTTGTCCGGAGGCCGTTCCAGGCTTGATGGAATTGCTTAAGGATGAGAAGCCTGGTCCGATGGCGATTATGATTGGTCGTTCGATCGCAAGATGTACGATCCGTCAGGGTGAACTGAAAGACATGCTCGCGCTGCTGCTGACCAAAGGAAAATCGATTCATCATCTGGCAGCAGATATTTTGCTCGAAACCAGTCTGGAACCAAGCAGAATTCTGATTGAGTTGCTGGAAGATCGCAATCCTGACTTTGTCAAAGTGGGACTGGTTGCGATGTGGGGACAAGCTGTGCCGGAAGTGATGCCTGCACTCGACAGACTCGTTGGTGCAGAACATCAGGATGTACGGGCAGAAGCGGTGAAGCTGTACCTTAGCGCAAGTCCGGCACTTCAGGACGAAACCATTCTGAAGCTCATGCAGGATTCGGACCCGGAGGTGCGTGCCGAAGTGGTGCAGGCGCTCGGTTCGAAACATGCGTCAGGCAGCATTCCACTGCTGCGCAAAGCGCTGCGTGATGAAGATTGGGGCGTACGCTATAACAGTGCGGAGAGCCTGGGCAAGCTGGGCGAACCGGGATTTGAAGCCTTGTGTCAAGCCGCTGTGGAGGGCACAGGTGCTGAACGGGAAATTGCAATGCAGCAGATTGAGAGTACGATGCAGCACTCAGGAACAGACCACAAAGCCGTTGACCAGATGATTGCACATAACAAAAAAAGGCTGCTGTATGATCGGTACTTCGGTCCCGTACGTGGGAACCGGACAACAAGCACGAAACGTACAGGTGTGGCTGCGGTAGGAGGGGATTACACTGCTTAG